A window of Leptotrichia hongkongensis genomic DNA:
ACTGGATTTAACTGGAATTTAGATTCAGAGTATAAATTACAGGAAAAATAAATCAAAGCAAGTAGGAGGAAATGGGAAAATGGAAAATATGAGTATATATTCAAATCCGTTGGCGGAAAGATATTCGAGTAAGGAAATGTTGCATATTTTTTCACCTGAGTTTAAATTTAGAACTTGGAGAAAGTTGTGGATAAATTTGGCGGAGGCTGAGAAGGAACTTGGACTTGATTTTATTACGGATGAGCAGATTGCGGAACTTAAAAAATTTAAAGATGATGTGAATTTTGAAGTTGCAGCAGAATTTGAGAAAAAATTGAGACACGATGTGATGGCTCACGTTCATACTTATGGAGAACAGGCGAAAAATGCAAGAAAAATCATTCATTTGGGAGCGACAAGTGCGTATGTTGGGGATAATACTGATTTGATTCAAATTAAGGAAGGACTTTTAGTTATTAAAAGAAGAATGCTTACTTTGATTGAAAAAATGAGAGATTTTGCATTGGAATATAAAGACTTGCCTACTCTAGGATTTACGCATTTTCAGGCGGCACAGCTTACAACGGTTGGTAAAAGAGCGACATTGTGGCTTCATTCTTTGCTTCTTGATTTTGAAGAGCTGGAATTCAGACTTGAAAACTTGAGATTTAGAGGAGTTAAAGGGACTACTGGTACACAGGCTAGTTTTAAAGAGTTGTTTGAAGGAGATTTTGAAAAAGTAAAACAGTTGGATGAACTGGTTACTGAGAAAGCTGGATTTGGTAAAAAACAAGGTGTTTCGGGGCAAACTTACGATAGAAAAGTAGATGCACAAATTTTGAATTTATTGTCGAATATTGCTCAATCTTCTCATAAATTTACGAACGATTTTAGACTACTGCAGCATTTGAAGGAATTAGAAGAGCCATTTGAAAAAAATCAAATTGGTTCAAGTGCGATGGCTTACAAGAGAAATCCGATGAGAAGTGAAAGAATTTCATCACTTGCCAAATACGTGATTTCAAGTTCACAAACAGGAGCATTAGTTTTTGCAACACAATGGTTTGAAAGAACATTGGATGATTCTGCAAGCAAAAGACTTTCAATTCCACAAGCATTTTTAGCAGTGGACGCAATTTTGATTATTTGGCTTAACATTATGGACGGAGTTGTTGTTTATCCAAAAGTGATTGAAGCAAATATTCAAAAGGAATTACCATTTATGGCAACTGAAAACATCATTATGGAATCAGTAAAAAAAGGAATGGATAGACAAGAAGTTCACGAAATCATAAGAGAACTTTCGATGGAAGAAACAAAGGAAATTAAATTGAACGGAAATCCTAACAGACTAATTGACAGAATTATAAAAGACGGAAGACTAGGACTTAAAGCGGAAGATATGGAAGGTATCTTGGTTTCTGCTAATTATACTGGATTTGCTGGACAGCAGACTGAGGATTTTGTGAAGAATGAGATTAATCCGATTTTGGATAAGTATAAGGATGAGATTGTGGAGGATAGGGAGGAATTGAGAGTTTAATAAAAAATGAAAAAGAAAAAAACTCTCACAAGAAGCCAGAACATGGCAAGAATAAAATCTAAAAACACGAAACCTGAAATTTACATTCGAAAATTGCTTTATAAAATGGGATATAGATACAGAATTAATTATTCGCAGCTTCCAGGAACACCTGATATTTTTATTTTGAAATATAATACTGCGATATTTGTAAATGGATGTTTTTGGCATAGACACGAAAATTGTAAAATTGCAACTTTTCCTAAGACGCATGCTGAATATTGGGAAAAGAAGTTTAGAAGAAATGTAGAGAGGGATATTGAGGTTCGTGAGAAGCTTTTTGAGATGGATGTTAGTGTTATTACAATTTGGGAATGTGAAGTCAACAAAATGCAACGAAATGAAGAATACAGAAAAAAATATCTGAAAATTTTAAGAGATAGGATTGAAAGAGTTTTTAATTATGAGGAAGAGGATATTTCAGTACAAATGGAAGTTGCAGAGAAAAATAAAAAATATATGAAATAAGGAGATGATGCAGTGAAAAGCAAGTTATTATTAATTTTTTTAGTCTTGATATTATCTTTTAACATTTTTTCAAATACAAATTCTAAAGAAAAGTTTAAATTGGCAAAAACATATTTAGATCATAAAAATTATAGAGAAGCGGAAAAAATATACTTGGAATTGGCTAAGGAAAAAGATATTCATGCGATATATAATTTAGGTTATCTTTATATGGAGCAAGGAAAAATAGTGGAAGGTGAAAAATATTATAAAATGGCTGCTGATATGGGGTATGATGATGCAATGTATAATCTAGCGATGTTTTACGATAGACAAAAAGATTTTGTTAAAGAAAAATTATATCTAGAGAAATTGGCTGAGAAAAATCAAAACGATGCAATATTCCAATTGGCTATAATTTATAGACAAGAAAGAAATTATCAGAAGGCAGATGAACTTTATAAGAAATTATTAAAAGCAAAATACCAAGAAAGTGAAGTTTCTTATAATTTAGGGATTTCTTGTTATTATCAAAAAAAATACGATGAAGCAGAAAAATATTTTTTAAAAGCAATAGAATTAGGTAATAATGATGACCCAAAATATAATTTAGGTATTTTATATAAAGTTCAAGGGAAATTTACACAAGCTAAAAAATATTTAATACCACTTGCTCAAAAAGGAAAAATAGATGCAATGATAAATATGGGAGCAATTTATCGAGATGAAAAAGATTATAAAAATGCTAAAAAATATTATAAAATGGCGATGGATAAAGGTTCACGAGAAGCAGAGGCAGAATATAACACTATATTGATAATGGAAGAACACGGATTATAATATTTCATAAATTGCAATATTAATTGTTTTTATTTTTGATACATCGGTCTTCTTTGGGTAAAATTCTCTCTCAGAAGACCGTTACTGTTTTCATTATATACTTGCCTGTTATGAATAGTAAGGAACTGCAAAATAGAAGTCTATTCTTATCTTCTTTACTTTTTTCCAGCATAAAAATTACTTATCTCTGTCTGATATGAAAATCTTAAAGACTCCTTTTGGGATACTGGTTATCAGCTGTTTTATTGCTTCCAGTATTAAATTTTTACTTTTTATTTTACTTGATTTGACAGTACACCTGATTCGTAGTTTTAATCATATAAATAGAAATCCATTATTTGTAATAGCTCCCTAGAATTATCATCTATATTTTCATTCGCTAATACATCCTTTATTTCCTCTTGCAATTTCATTCTGTCGTTTTTAAATTCTTCCTTTCTTTCAGCATCATAAGCCATATGTGCCATTCTTCCTATTGCTGAAAATCCGAAAGTAAAATAATTAAAAATTGTTGTAAATCGTTTTTTCTTTTTAGTTCTTTTAAATTTCATATATTTTTTATCAATTGAACTTATGTCTAGATTTTCTTGTTTTGCTGATTCAAAAAACTTTTCTAGCCTGCTTACACTATTTCTTGAAAATAATTCTAATCCACGTTCTATTAATTCCTTTACTTTTACCATTTATCTTCCCTCCAACTTATAAATTTATAAACTTTTTTCTGCTTCCTCAATAGAACTGTAACCCTTTTCCAGTACAATGTTTTCCAAATTATTTTCTGCCAAGTTTATATTATTTGTAACACAACTTTGGATATACTCATAATATAATTTCAATGTTTTTACTGAATATGATGATAATTCTCCCTTCAAGTAAGTTTCAATTGAAGTATAGTTGGGTGTGTCATATTTTGAGTATAAAGGACGCCCTTTTGAAGTAACTTTTGGATATTTTTGTATTATTTCTTCTTCCCAATGCAAATAAATTTCTACTATTTTTTGTACTAACTCTTCCTTTTCTTGTGAAATTTTAGGCAAATATTCCTTAATAATTTCGTATTCTTTTGGAGAGCTATATTTCATCATTCTGGCATATTTGTCCTGAACAATGTTTTCACCACGATGTTTTGCCAAAATCAAGTCTTCCAAATAACTTTCCAGAATTTCATCAGGCAATGTTTCCCATTGGCTTCTTCTCATAATTTCAAATTCCTGTGGATTATCCTGACAATCAGCTCTTCCTTCCGTATGATGCACATTTTGAAAAAATTCCCATTCCCTTTTTAAAATTTGCCGAATAAAACTTTCTTTTTTACTAATTTCTATTTCCATTTTCAATTCTCCTATTTTAAATCCAATATTCTTTAACTTTGTTGATTATTTTAAAAATTTTCTATTTTAATCCATCGCAGGATTCCAGTTTCTTAATTTTTCATCTTCAATTTTATTTTGTACAAAAGGCCCATAATCCTGTAAAAAATCGCTTATTAATTGTCTTGGAACAATATCTTGATCTTTCATTTCCGAAATTACATCGGCACTTATTTCTTCAATAATTTGAAATTTTCGATTAACTGCACCATTTGGCAATTTTACCAGTTCTTCAATTAAAAAATAAGTTTTTTCTCCCAAGATTTTCAAGTTTTTTAAGGCTCTTGGCATCCATTTGTAAAAAAGTTTATATTTTTTATTTAATAAAAAAATTATATGTATTGCCTCATTTATAAATTCAGTTTCTGCCAGCCTTGCTGCCACAATTTCATTTCTTTTCATACATCGTAAATAGTTATACTGCCCAGATTGTGCAATTTTCATACATCTTGTCGCAATTTTGTTAAGCCGTATATCTTCTGGAAAATATTTTTCCAAATCATTTCTAATTTTTGTGAATTGTCCTGAATTATCCATAAAAATTTCTCCATTAACCGCTGTTGCAAGCAATTCTTCTGGAATTAACCGCCAATCATATAAGTTCTCAGGTGCTTTCACATCTCCCAAAAACTTGAAAAACCAGTCTTCAATATTAAGAACACCACGCCGTCCATCCCCAAATTCGCTCACATTCAATGCTCTAAATCCCAAAAATTCCTTTGGCAATTCATTAAGCCTTTTTTGCAAATTTAATCCATATTTTTCATAATCTTCTGAACTTAGCCAAATACAGCAGGATGGTCCAAAATCATGATCTTGTGAAATCTCATCATCAAATCCAAAACATTCTGAACCTTCCCCCGCAAGTCCAGCCGCCATTTTTTCAAAAACTTCTGGAAATTCACTTTTTATAACTGGCAGATAAACTTCTTCAAAATATCTTTTTGAAAGTTCCAGCCCTTTTATTTTATTTGAATCCATTTTTTCTCCTTATTCCAAAAAATTAAATCATTTTTTCCTTTACAACTTCAATATTTTCCAAAATATTTTTGTAATTATTGCTTTCTTTCCCAAACGTCTTTTCACAAATTTCAGCACTTTTCTCAAATAACTCCAATGCTTTTTCATATTCATTTTCTGCAAAATAAAAAGTTGCCATATTGTTAAGGACTGCTGCATACAAGTTATGAGTTTTTCCAACTTCCTTTTCAATTAGTTCCAGTGATTTTTGCAAATATTCTTCTGCTTTTTCTTTATTTTTTACTTTCAAGTAAGGCTGTACAAGGTTACTTAACGTAATTGCATACTGAATAGGATTTTCTCCAACTTTTTCCAATACTTCCAGACTTTTTTCCTGCAACTCAATCGCTTCCTCGTATCTTTCAAGCTCCTGATAAAATAAAGCCAAATTATTACATACGCTTGCATAAACATAATCATTCTGCAAATTATTACTTTCATAAATTTTCATAGTATTAAGATAAATATTTTCTATGTCATCATACTTTTTCATAAATCTGTAAACTTCAGCTAGGTTCAGGCTGCAAGTCGCATAAGGAATACTGTCTTTGCCATACTTTTTCTCAATAAAGCCTTGTGCTTTCAGCAAAGCATCTTTTGCCGTGTCAAACTCTCCAACATATTTAAGAGTTCCCCCAACTTCATTCAAAATTTGAATATTTTCATCACTTTCCTCACCAAAAACCTCTTCTGTAAGTTCTGCTAATTCCTTTAATACTTTAACCTCTTCCACAACATTCCCCTGCTGCATAAGTTCTTTTCTTAAGTTTGTCAATTCATTTATTCTAACT
This region includes:
- a CDS encoding tetratricopeptide repeat protein is translated as MSNIFEKKVRINELTNLRKELMQQGNVVEEVKVLKELAELTEEVFGEESDENIQILNEVGGTLKYVGEFDTAKDALLKAQGFIEKKYGKDSIPYATCSLNLAEVYRFMKKYDDIENIYLNTMKIYESNNLQNDYVYASVCNNLALFYQELERYEEAIELQEKSLEVLEKVGENPIQYAITLSNLVQPYLKVKNKEKAEEYLQKSLELIEKEVGKTHNLYAAVLNNMATFYFAENEYEKALELFEKSAEICEKTFGKESNNYKNILENIEVVKEKMI
- a CDS encoding tetratricopeptide repeat protein, whose translation is MKSKLLLIFLVLILSFNIFSNTNSKEKFKLAKTYLDHKNYREAEKIYLELAKEKDIHAIYNLGYLYMEQGKIVEGEKYYKMAADMGYDDAMYNLAMFYDRQKDFVKEKLYLEKLAEKNQNDAIFQLAIIYRQERNYQKADELYKKLLKAKYQESEVSYNLGISCYYQKKYDEAEKYFLKAIELGNNDDPKYNLGILYKVQGKFTQAKKYLIPLAQKGKIDAMINMGAIYRDEKDYKNAKKYYKMAMDKGSREAEAEYNTILIMEEHGL
- a CDS encoding DUF4125 family protein; translated protein: MEIEISKKESFIRQILKREWEFFQNVHHTEGRADCQDNPQEFEIMRRSQWETLPDEILESYLEDLILAKHRGENIVQDKYARMMKYSSPKEYEIIKEYLPKISQEKEELVQKIVEIYLHWEEEIIQKYPKVTSKGRPLYSKYDTPNYTSIETYLKGELSSYSVKTLKLYYEYIQSCVTNNINLAENNLENIVLEKGYSSIEEAEKSL
- a CDS encoding very short patch repair endonuclease, with the translated sequence MKKKKTLTRSQNMARIKSKNTKPEIYIRKLLYKMGYRYRINYSQLPGTPDIFILKYNTAIFVNGCFWHRHENCKIATFPKTHAEYWEKKFRRNVERDIEVREKLFEMDVSVITIWECEVNKMQRNEEYRKKYLKILRDRIERVFNYEEEDISVQMEVAEKNKKYMK
- the purB gene encoding adenylosuccinate lyase, whose product is MENMSIYSNPLAERYSSKEMLHIFSPEFKFRTWRKLWINLAEAEKELGLDFITDEQIAELKKFKDDVNFEVAAEFEKKLRHDVMAHVHTYGEQAKNARKIIHLGATSAYVGDNTDLIQIKEGLLVIKRRMLTLIEKMRDFALEYKDLPTLGFTHFQAAQLTTVGKRATLWLHSLLLDFEELEFRLENLRFRGVKGTTGTQASFKELFEGDFEKVKQLDELVTEKAGFGKKQGVSGQTYDRKVDAQILNLLSNIAQSSHKFTNDFRLLQHLKELEEPFEKNQIGSSAMAYKRNPMRSERISSLAKYVISSSQTGALVFATQWFERTLDDSASKRLSIPQAFLAVDAILIIWLNIMDGVVVYPKVIEANIQKELPFMATENIIMESVKKGMDRQEVHEIIRELSMEETKEIKLNGNPNRLIDRIIKDGRLGLKAEDMEGILVSANYTGFAGQQTEDFVKNEINPILDKYKDEIVEDREELRV
- a CDS encoding DUF4037 domain-containing protein, which gives rise to MDSNKIKGLELSKRYFEEVYLPVIKSEFPEVFEKMAAGLAGEGSECFGFDDEISQDHDFGPSCCIWLSSEDYEKYGLNLQKRLNELPKEFLGFRALNVSEFGDGRRGVLNIEDWFFKFLGDVKAPENLYDWRLIPEELLATAVNGEIFMDNSGQFTKIRNDLEKYFPEDIRLNKIATRCMKIAQSGQYNYLRCMKRNEIVAARLAETEFINEAIHIIFLLNKKYKLFYKWMPRALKNLKILGEKTYFLIEELVKLPNGAVNRKFQIIEEISADVISEMKDQDIVPRQLISDFLQDYGPFVQNKIEDEKLRNWNPAMD